In a single window of the Candidatus Rhabdochlamydia sp. T3358 genome:
- a CDS encoding penicillin-binding transpeptidase domain-containing protein has product MYTIPEKVNRILNIILLALFLIFIRVWYLAIIQHEEKKLEALKPKQKLVIKRVERATIRDRFNIPLAANKIQYYASIRYADIRQIPRFKWEKNEEGKLVRVYKRLLFIKELSLLLAKELQMDAVQIEDIIHGKASLFPHTPFVIKKNISEQEYYRLKLLEKDWAGIYAEKRSKRFYPHGKTACDVIGYMSAINQKEYYHIAEELKYLKEYLFLRESDEICILPKGFTNPLQVRERLQILQEKAYTINDLIGKTGIEAMYDAELRGYIGEKTYEVDTKGNLLRSLPNGREATPGQRIILTISQELQQFAESLLTIYEKERDLTQEITLQYPWIKGGAIVAIEPNTGELLAFASYPRFDPNDFVNGSSTVLKWLENERLIADIWDGCQDLERERIDPLTHRFYQEKLHLCLDHYIDALLAPKSEIKSCFSRIDSLHAACTLQKTAKQLLELSQQTSYPHLLATLYNATPHRASRFPFDEKIKIQKHLFPQQLKTVLDSFLLEIKHNDDKLLLLDLYRLLVNEEAFSPELLQVIGHLKVSDYYTLNQLSSQIQHFLLSQAKQWFHELGFSSWREQHFASFMKQKRQEEKSQKKWAKPYTEYLDLAEKNLFSIFWEKNHFSLFQSFILESIETTDAYLIPYLERAIKEREKNPLMQKCREELKKSLSSLPSNLQSEFLRTMRCFNELNRPLLGRYRGLKTSNKQQLEKHLAAAFYPTTGYGYGKSYAYRQATPLGSVFKLLVAYQTLMERLEQGKDLNPLTLTDQIEWHANPNSNEQILGYTQEGLPITRLYKQGRLARSSNPNIGKTDLLRAIESSSNIYFSLLASEHIQDPETLIQTSKNFLFGEKTGIELPGEFSGQLPNDLSFNRTGLYAFAIGQHSLTVTPLQTAVMLSTIANKGCVLKPKIVQLIAGQERLREYSDPFSTQQFPFQEHLKLIGIHFPLFTSCLKEQQEPHIWVNSTSVKQHISLPDPVRNMLLEGMYKVVNGEKGNARPSIIRSLNRHPEWKKNYLELQGGQLIGKTGTAEILYKATIDAETSAFKVDHSWFAGISFLPKHQKMKDRAELVIIVYLPFSKSGGKEAAPIAAEMVKKWREIQKSHGCSQNFIQKESLLK; this is encoded by the coding sequence ATGTATACAATACCGGAAAAAGTCAACCGTATTTTAAATATAATTCTTTTAGCTCTATTTCTGATCTTCATTAGGGTCTGGTACTTAGCTATTATTCAGCATGAGGAAAAAAAGTTAGAAGCGCTTAAACCCAAACAAAAACTTGTCATTAAAAGAGTTGAGCGCGCTACTATTCGAGATCGATTCAATATTCCTCTAGCAGCTAATAAAATCCAATACTATGCCTCTATTCGCTATGCCGATATTCGTCAAATTCCTCGTTTTAAATGGGAGAAAAACGAGGAAGGTAAGCTAGTTCGTGTGTATAAACGGCTATTATTTATTAAAGAACTTTCTTTACTTCTGGCAAAAGAGCTGCAAATGGATGCTGTGCAAATTGAAGACATTATCCATGGAAAGGCTTCTCTTTTTCCACATACCCCATTCGTTATTAAAAAAAATATTTCAGAACAAGAATACTACCGGCTTAAACTTTTAGAGAAAGACTGGGCTGGTATCTATGCAGAAAAAAGATCAAAGAGGTTTTATCCCCATGGTAAAACCGCTTGCGATGTCATTGGCTATATGAGCGCAATTAATCAAAAAGAATATTATCATATAGCGGAAGAATTAAAATATTTAAAAGAATATCTCTTCTTAAGAGAATCAGATGAAATTTGCATCCTTCCTAAAGGATTTACTAATCCTTTGCAAGTTCGAGAACGATTGCAAATCCTTCAGGAAAAAGCGTATACAATTAATGATTTAATAGGAAAAACAGGAATAGAGGCTATGTATGACGCCGAACTAAGAGGTTACATTGGAGAAAAAACCTATGAAGTTGACACTAAAGGAAACCTATTACGCTCTCTTCCTAACGGCAGAGAAGCTACCCCAGGGCAAAGAATTATATTAACAATATCTCAAGAGCTGCAACAATTTGCAGAAAGTTTATTAACCATTTATGAAAAAGAGCGCGATTTAACACAAGAGATCACCCTGCAATATCCGTGGATTAAAGGAGGAGCGATTGTAGCTATTGAACCAAACACAGGAGAGCTTTTGGCTTTTGCTTCTTATCCTAGGTTTGATCCCAATGACTTTGTTAACGGTTCATCTACTGTTTTAAAATGGTTAGAAAATGAAAGACTAATTGCTGATATATGGGATGGTTGTCAAGATTTGGAAAGAGAAAGAATAGACCCGCTTACTCATCGGTTTTACCAAGAAAAATTACATCTTTGCCTGGATCACTATATAGATGCACTTCTAGCTCCCAAAAGCGAAATTAAAAGTTGCTTTAGTCGAATTGATAGTTTACACGCAGCATGTACTCTTCAAAAAACGGCTAAACAATTATTAGAGTTATCGCAACAAACAAGCTATCCTCATTTGCTTGCAACATTATACAATGCAACACCTCATAGAGCTTCTAGATTCCCATTTGATGAAAAAATAAAAATCCAAAAACATCTTTTCCCACAGCAACTTAAAACAGTATTAGATTCTTTTTTACTAGAGATAAAACACAACGATGACAAACTTCTTCTATTAGATTTATATCGTTTATTGGTCAATGAAGAAGCCTTTTCTCCTGAATTATTACAAGTCATTGGCCATCTTAAAGTATCGGATTATTATACCCTGAACCAGCTCTCTTCTCAAATTCAGCATTTTTTGCTATCACAAGCTAAACAATGGTTTCATGAGTTAGGTTTTTCCTCTTGGCGCGAGCAACACTTTGCTAGTTTTATGAAACAAAAAAGACAAGAGGAAAAAAGCCAAAAAAAATGGGCAAAGCCTTATACGGAATACTTAGACTTAGCAGAAAAAAATCTCTTTTCTATCTTTTGGGAAAAAAACCATTTTTCCCTTTTTCAAAGTTTTATTCTTGAATCCATAGAAACAACAGATGCTTACCTAATTCCTTACTTAGAGCGCGCAATTAAAGAGAGAGAGAAGAACCCTCTTATGCAAAAATGTAGGGAGGAACTCAAAAAATCTCTTTCTTCCTTACCTTCTAACTTGCAATCTGAATTTTTGAGAACAATGCGCTGTTTTAATGAGCTCAATCGTCCTCTATTAGGACGCTATAGAGGACTTAAGACAAGTAATAAACAACAATTAGAAAAACACTTAGCTGCAGCTTTTTACCCTACTACTGGCTATGGGTATGGGAAATCCTATGCTTACCGTCAAGCAACCCCACTTGGCTCCGTGTTCAAATTACTCGTTGCCTATCAAACTTTAATGGAGCGTTTAGAACAGGGTAAAGATCTAAATCCTCTTACTTTAACCGATCAAATTGAGTGGCATGCCAATCCCAATAGCAATGAACAAATCTTAGGTTACACACAAGAAGGGCTGCCTATTACTCGTTTATACAAACAAGGCAGACTTGCACGCAGTAGTAATCCCAATATAGGAAAAACAGATTTATTAAGAGCAATTGAAAGCTCCAGCAACATTTATTTTTCCTTACTAGCAAGCGAACATATTCAAGATCCAGAAACGCTTATCCAGACTTCAAAAAATTTTCTATTTGGAGAGAAAACAGGAATTGAGCTACCGGGAGAATTTTCTGGGCAACTACCCAATGATCTTTCATTCAATCGCACAGGACTGTATGCCTTTGCAATTGGACAACACTCTTTAACAGTAACTCCCTTGCAAACAGCTGTTATGCTTTCTACAATCGCCAATAAAGGCTGCGTTCTCAAACCTAAAATCGTGCAATTAATAGCAGGTCAAGAACGCTTGCGCGAATATAGTGATCCTTTTTCTACTCAACAATTTCCCTTTCAAGAACATTTAAAATTGATCGGCATTCATTTTCCTTTATTCACCTCTTGTTTAAAAGAACAACAAGAGCCGCATATTTGGGTAAATAGCACATCTGTTAAACAACACATTTCTCTGCCAGACCCAGTACGAAACATGCTTCTTGAAGGGATGTATAAAGTGGTTAACGGAGAAAAAGGCAATGCTAGGCCCTCTATTATTCGCAGCCTTAATCGCCATCCTGAGTGGAAAAAAAACTACTTAGAGTTGCAAGGAGGCCAACTTATTGGAAAAACCGGCACTGCAGAAATTCTTTATAAAGCTACCATCGATGCAGAAACCTCTGCTTTCAAAGTAGACCATAGCTGGTTCGCTGGCATCTCTTTTCTCCCAAAGCATCAAAAAATGAAAGATAGAGCAGAACTTGTCATTATAGTGTATTTACCATTTAGTAAATCCGGTGGTAAAGAAGCGGCTCCCATTGCTGCAGAAATGGTTAAAAAATGGCGAGAAATTCAAAAAAGTCATGGCTGTTCACAAAATTTCATACAAAAAGAATCGCTTCTCAAGTAA
- a CDS encoding ABC transporter permease, which translates to MKYLDIAMLDLKKASLQYSIWLHLGLLEVKQRYRRSVLGPWWISISMLIFIVAMGKIFSQLLNQSLADYIPFFTTGFLLWSFISSSINESTDLFRSNSGYIKQIQLPYSLYVLKFLSRNLIILAHNLIVYCLVMWFFKINPGWNILWVIPGMLLLTINLYWICLLVALISTRYRDMTQIISSCIQILFFITPITWMPKLLGQDSLIVKLNPFVYFIELIRQPLLGINPTVHVWLINMTIALIGILFSLNLFGRVRSRISFWVD; encoded by the coding sequence ATGAAATACTTAGATATAGCCATGTTAGATTTGAAAAAAGCTAGCCTTCAATATAGCATCTGGCTTCACTTAGGATTATTAGAAGTCAAACAGCGCTATCGACGCTCTGTTCTTGGCCCCTGGTGGATTAGCATCAGCATGTTAATCTTCATTGTTGCTATGGGAAAAATTTTTAGTCAATTGCTCAATCAAAGCCTAGCTGATTATATTCCTTTTTTTACAACAGGTTTTTTACTGTGGTCTTTTATTTCAAGCAGTATTAATGAATCAACAGACCTATTTAGATCTAATAGCGGATATATTAAACAAATACAATTACCCTATAGTTTATATGTTTTGAAATTTTTAAGTAGAAATCTGATTATTTTAGCTCATAATTTAATCGTTTATTGTCTGGTTATGTGGTTTTTTAAAATCAACCCTGGATGGAATATTCTATGGGTGATTCCTGGGATGCTCCTACTAACTATTAACCTGTATTGGATATGCTTGCTTGTAGCTTTGATTAGCACGCGTTATCGAGATATGACGCAAATCATTAGCAGTTGCATACAGATCCTTTTTTTTATCACTCCTATTACATGGATGCCTAAATTATTGGGACAAGATTCTCTCATAGTAAAGCTCAATCCCTTTGTTTATTTCATTGAGCTTATACGCCAACCTCTTTTAGGCATAAATCCCACTGTCCATGTTTGGCTAATCAATATGACCATAGCTCTCATTGGTATACTATTTAGTCTAAACCTTTTTGGACGCGTAAGATCTCGTATATCATTTTGGGTTGATTAA
- a CDS encoding ABC transporter ATP-binding protein, giving the protein MTTIELEKVTLTYPVYGTNSRSLKNSIINLATGGRLNKDERIVKIEALRNIDLKLKAGDRLGLVGHNGAGKTTLLKVLAQIYEPTEGHVKILGKANCLFDIMIGMDQGLTGYENIMLRGLLLGLSKQEIAHIIPSIEEFSELGEFLNIPLKSYSSGMLVRLAFGIITSIHSDILLIDEVVSVGDSRFIEKAKSRITSLIHQTDIVVLSTHDHQMIKEFCNKVIRLEKGSIISYEEVDHVR; this is encoded by the coding sequence ATGACTACTATCGAATTAGAAAAAGTGACATTGACTTATCCTGTTTATGGAACAAATTCCCGCTCCTTAAAAAATAGTATAATCAATCTGGCAACAGGAGGACGGCTTAATAAAGACGAACGGATTGTAAAAATCGAAGCATTAAGAAATATAGATTTAAAACTAAAAGCAGGAGATCGCCTGGGTTTAGTCGGACATAATGGAGCAGGGAAAACGACCCTCTTAAAAGTTCTAGCACAAATCTATGAACCCACAGAAGGACATGTAAAGATTTTGGGCAAGGCCAATTGTCTTTTTGACATCATGATAGGAATGGACCAAGGACTTACTGGCTATGAAAATATTATGCTCCGTGGACTTCTCTTGGGTCTTTCTAAACAAGAGATAGCACATATCATACCAAGTATTGAAGAGTTTTCAGAGTTGGGGGAATTTTTAAATATACCTCTTAAAAGCTATTCTTCTGGAATGCTAGTGCGTTTAGCTTTTGGTATTATTACAAGCATTCACTCTGACATTCTATTAATAGACGAAGTAGTGAGTGTTGGAGATTCCCGATTCATAGAAAAAGCCAAATCTCGCATTACAAGCCTAATTCACCAAACGGATATCGTAGTGCTTTCTACGCATGATCATCAAATGATTAAAGAATTTTGCAACAAGGTCATCCGACTCGAGAAAGGATCCATTATATCATATGAAGAGGTAGATCATGTTAGATAG
- a CDS encoding NAD-dependent epimerase/dehydratase family protein, with product MLDSRILITGAQGLVGTSLIQELTRQGYTNLIPLIREQCDLTNYEEVKLFFRNAKPEVVFHTAAAVYGIGGNAKKKGSIFLDNVLLNTHVIEASRLSGARKIVAMGTIAAYPDPTEFPVKENNIWSGPPHQSENSYGHAKRTMLAQLLAYQENYGLDFAYVISTNLFGPNDKFDSKFGHVVPSLVRKFYEAKKSHEQVTIWGDGSAERDFLYSKDMARALILIMNKYTGPINVASGRRASIKEVVDLLANHFEMQDKVVWDATMPNGREFYEIDLTYLKTLGYMPVYSMEKGLLETLDWFTSMYEKNAIRGCSSGKC from the coding sequence ATGTTAGATAGCAGGATATTAATAACAGGAGCACAAGGTCTTGTAGGAACCTCATTAATACAAGAGCTAACTCGTCAAGGTTATACAAATCTTATCCCTTTAATAAGAGAGCAGTGTGATCTTACAAATTACGAAGAAGTAAAATTATTTTTCCGAAATGCTAAACCTGAAGTGGTTTTTCATACAGCAGCAGCTGTCTATGGCATTGGAGGGAATGCGAAAAAAAAAGGCTCTATTTTCCTTGATAATGTTTTACTTAATACTCATGTAATTGAAGCTAGTAGGCTTTCTGGCGCAAGAAAAATTGTTGCCATGGGAACAATTGCTGCCTATCCAGATCCAACAGAATTTCCAGTAAAAGAAAATAATATTTGGAGTGGACCTCCTCATCAATCTGAGAATAGCTATGGTCATGCAAAACGCACAATGCTTGCGCAGTTGTTAGCTTATCAAGAAAACTATGGACTTGATTTTGCCTATGTTATCTCTACAAATCTTTTTGGACCAAATGATAAATTTGATAGCAAATTTGGTCATGTAGTTCCTTCATTAGTGCGAAAGTTTTACGAAGCTAAAAAAAGCCATGAGCAAGTAACCATCTGGGGAGATGGTTCAGCAGAGAGAGATTTCTTATATTCTAAAGATATGGCACGAGCTTTAATTTTAATCATGAATAAATATACAGGGCCTATTAATGTAGCCTCTGGAAGGAGAGCTTCCATAAAAGAAGTGGTAGATTTATTAGCAAACCATTTTGAAATGCAAGATAAGGTTGTATGGGATGCAACGATGCCTAATGGAAGAGAGTTTTATGAAATAGATCTAACTTACTTAAAAACCCTAGGCTATATGCCTGTTTATTCTATGGAAAAAGGCCTATTGGAAACTTTAGACTGGTTTACATCAATGTATGAAAAAAATGCAATTAGAGGTTGTTCAAGTGGAAAATGCTAA
- a CDS encoding glycosyltransferase has protein sequence MKKMQLEVVQVENAKPRLGIISSYNEACGNASYTKALLTAFSDHFDVSVISLNTDLLRKKDSKSANAYIKNICKELKNYDYVNIQFEAGLFGSSTALIWKRFTAITSACKKIVLTMHRYDPIQELPNLAFIGKCLLKRNIKLLFSSYLKALASNYYALLYHQIIKLCKKNNIPIIVHTQRDRILIAIKYAYHAVFDHPLCFYTQEYIESLAKTATKKNFCQTYNLNEDKVYIGIFGFLNKYKGHKTAIRALSYLPSNYEVLIFGGQHPHTIKNNESINEYVHSLMSLIKHYNFQNRVKFCGMLNDESFLKALIACDFNILPYLEVNQGGSAIASLSLETNSNTIFSQNLAFFELAKYAPNCFKMFTIGNFIELANAIMSYEKTDYYPHLMEYHKKYNINTSINLYKQLFQISRQPINTIENSKNETVHCLVESIP, from the coding sequence ATGAAAAAAATGCAATTAGAGGTTGTTCAAGTGGAAAATGCTAAACCAAGACTGGGTATTATAAGTAGCTATAATGAAGCATGTGGAAATGCTAGTTATACAAAAGCTCTATTAACAGCCTTTTCCGATCACTTTGATGTTTCCGTAATTTCTTTAAATACAGACCTTCTTAGAAAGAAAGACTCTAAGAGCGCAAATGCTTACATAAAAAACATCTGTAAAGAACTCAAAAATTATGACTATGTGAATATTCAATTTGAAGCGGGATTATTTGGCTCGAGTACCGCTTTGATCTGGAAGCGATTTACTGCAATTACCAGCGCTTGTAAAAAGATCGTTCTAACTATGCATCGTTATGATCCAATCCAAGAACTACCCAACCTTGCTTTTATAGGAAAATGCCTTCTTAAAAGAAACATTAAATTACTATTTTCTAGCTATTTAAAGGCTCTAGCCAGTAACTATTATGCATTGCTTTATCACCAGATCATTAAGCTGTGTAAAAAAAATAATATCCCTATTATTGTACATACTCAAAGAGATAGAATCTTAATTGCTATTAAGTATGCTTATCATGCTGTTTTTGATCATCCATTATGTTTTTATACACAAGAATATATTGAATCTTTAGCTAAAACAGCAACAAAAAAGAACTTTTGCCAAACCTATAATCTTAATGAAGATAAGGTCTATATAGGTATCTTTGGGTTCCTCAATAAATATAAAGGACATAAGACAGCTATCAGAGCTCTATCCTATCTACCTTCTAATTATGAAGTGCTTATCTTTGGAGGGCAGCACCCTCATACAATAAAAAATAATGAGTCTATCAATGAGTATGTGCATTCCTTGATGAGCCTAATCAAACATTACAATTTTCAAAATAGAGTAAAATTTTGCGGAATGTTAAATGACGAATCTTTTTTAAAAGCATTAATAGCCTGTGATTTTAATATACTCCCCTATTTAGAAGTGAATCAAGGTGGCTCAGCGATTGCTTCACTATCTCTGGAAACTAATTCCAATACAATTTTTTCTCAAAATTTAGCTTTCTTTGAATTAGCAAAATATGCTCCTAATTGCTTCAAAATGTTTACCATAGGCAATTTTATAGAACTTGCTAATGCAATTATGAGTTATGAAAAGACTGATTATTATCCTCATTTGATGGAATATCATAAGAAATACAACATAAATACAAGTATAAATCTTTATAAACAGTTGTTTCAAATATCTAGACAACCAATAAACACTATTGAAAATAGTAAAAATGAAACAGTTCATTGTCTTGTCGAATCAATACCCTAA
- a CDS encoding methyltransferase domain-containing protein — translation MKNFLKTEGFIAVVLAAVSIKGVHLDAAVGPHYKGQGRFQTNDRVLELTKNLFLNGTGLEIAPFYRPTLLSTEYDVFYTDYTTASELIKKHYHLPNVQEIDEETVEVDFIWYPETLLINCIPKELRFDYVIASHVIEHVPNVIAWTSQILNALKTGGILSLAVPDKHYTFDFYRAETQVSELIDIWIRDEKIPTPLQIYDMLSLSVFDYPRSEGGLLPFSECGRPYTDQEALEFALHAFTTNTYLDIHCSVFTPESFIKVFEKLHDLGLLNISLSEPVIGASEFFVQITKLGEPKLKHPKN, via the coding sequence ATGAAAAATTTTCTTAAAACAGAGGGTTTTATAGCCGTGGTTCTAGCGGCTGTATCTATTAAAGGAGTTCATTTAGATGCAGCAGTGGGCCCTCATTATAAAGGGCAGGGTCGCTTTCAAACCAATGATCGAGTATTAGAGCTAACGAAAAATCTTTTTTTGAATGGTACTGGACTAGAAATTGCTCCTTTCTATCGTCCTACTCTCTTGAGTACCGAATATGATGTTTTCTATACAGATTATACAACAGCCTCTGAATTAATTAAAAAACACTATCATCTTCCAAATGTTCAAGAAATCGATGAAGAAACCGTTGAAGTAGATTTTATTTGGTATCCAGAAACTCTACTTATAAATTGTATTCCTAAGGAGCTACGTTTTGATTATGTAATTGCTTCTCATGTCATAGAGCATGTGCCTAATGTAATTGCTTGGACATCTCAAATTCTTAACGCATTAAAGACAGGGGGAATTTTATCTCTGGCTGTTCCAGATAAACATTATACATTTGATTTTTACCGTGCGGAAACACAGGTAAGTGAATTGATTGATATTTGGATTCGTGATGAGAAAATACCTACTCCTCTTCAGATCTACGATATGTTAAGCTTATCGGTGTTTGATTATCCTCGATCAGAAGGAGGCCTACTGCCTTTTTCCGAGTGTGGGAGACCTTATACAGATCAAGAAGCTCTAGAATTTGCTCTTCATGCATTCACAACTAATACATATTTGGATATTCATTGCTCGGTATTTACTCCAGAGAGTTTTATAAAAGTTTTTGAAAAATTGCATGATTTAGGTCTTTTAAATATTTCTCTATCGGAACCGGTTATTGGCGCATCTGAATTTTTTGTTCAAATAACAAAACTTGGAGAGCCTAAGTTAAAGCACCCTAAAAATTGA
- a CDS encoding UDP-glucuronic acid decarboxylase family protein yields the protein MDAKKRILVTGGAGFLGSHLCERLLQEGHEVICVDNLFTGCLSNLDSFINHSSFTFIEKDICESFDLKVDYICNLACPASPPHYQRDPVKTVKTNVLGALNMLDLAQRQKATIIQASTSEVYGDPQMHPQQEKYWGHVNPIGLRSCYDEGKRCAETLCFDYHRQYGLPIKIVRIFNTFGPRMHPSDGRVISNFIVQALQNLPITLYGNGMQTRSFCYVDDLIDAMISMMKTQAYQTGPINLGNPLEYTIREIAEVIIKLTGSQSKITYHPLPQDDPKQRCPDIDLAKSLLNWQPKVCLEEGLFKTIQYFDRIVQANKIPSVS from the coding sequence ATGGATGCAAAAAAACGAATTTTAGTGACAGGCGGAGCCGGATTTTTAGGTTCACATTTGTGTGAGCGTCTTCTGCAGGAAGGTCATGAGGTTATTTGTGTAGATAATCTTTTTACCGGCTGCCTAAGTAACTTAGATAGCTTTATCAATCACTCCTCTTTTACCTTTATAGAAAAAGATATCTGTGAATCTTTTGATCTTAAAGTAGATTATATTTGCAACTTGGCCTGTCCCGCATCACCGCCTCATTACCAGAGAGATCCTGTAAAAACAGTTAAGACGAATGTATTAGGTGCTCTTAATATGCTAGATCTAGCCCAGCGTCAAAAAGCTACGATTATACAAGCATCAACGAGTGAAGTGTATGGCGATCCTCAGATGCATCCACAGCAGGAAAAATATTGGGGGCATGTAAACCCAATTGGTCTTAGATCTTGTTATGATGAAGGAAAAAGGTGCGCAGAGACTCTATGTTTTGATTATCATAGACAATATGGATTACCCATTAAAATAGTACGTATTTTTAATACTTTTGGGCCTAGGATGCATCCAAGTGATGGGAGAGTAATTTCTAATTTCATCGTGCAGGCTCTGCAAAATCTCCCGATTACTCTCTATGGAAATGGGATGCAAACTCGCTCTTTTTGCTATGTTGATGATCTCATCGATGCAATGATTTCTATGATGAAAACACAAGCCTATCAAACAGGACCTATTAACTTAGGGAATCCTTTGGAATATACCATTCGCGAAATAGCAGAAGTAATTATTAAGCTAACAGGCTCTCAATCAAAGATAACTTATCATCCCTTACCACAAGATGATCCTAAACAGCGCTGCCCTGATATTGATTTAGCTAAATCACTATTGAATTGGCAACCAAAAGTTTGTCTAGAAGAAGGTCTTTTTAAAACCATCCAATATTTTGATAGGATCGTGCAAGCTAATAAAATACCTTCTGTTTCTTAA
- a CDS encoding NAD-dependent epimerase/dehydratase family protein — translation MDKIFITGIAGFIGFHLAKKLHKLGFHVSGCDNFNSYYDPALKHQRASYLQNKDILVLNCDLNDKEVIELHLKTFCISHFVHLAAQAGIRHSITHPESYMHSNLSGFFQILEIIRKNPNLKLIYASSSSVYGKTAETPFCETASTDQPSSFYGATKKCNEIMAESYHKLYGLHCTALRFFTVYGPWGRPDMAYFSFTKAILENQPIPVFGEGKLMRDFTYVDDIIDGIIASLQKSNGCNDIFNLGHHKPYSISELITCLETLLEKKALIKFLPTPPGDVHITYADVSKSKSVLNFDPKVDLKEGLSYFIKWYQKQYS, via the coding sequence ATGGATAAAATTTTCATTACAGGCATTGCAGGATTCATTGGGTTTCATCTTGCAAAAAAACTCCACAAACTAGGTTTTCATGTTAGTGGTTGCGATAATTTTAATTCTTATTATGATCCCGCTTTGAAACATCAAAGAGCTTCTTATTTGCAAAATAAAGATATTTTAGTGCTTAATTGCGATCTCAATGATAAAGAAGTCATAGAGTTACATCTTAAAACATTTTGTATTTCTCATTTTGTGCATTTAGCTGCACAAGCAGGGATCCGTCATTCGATCACTCATCCTGAAAGTTATATGCATAGCAATCTTTCTGGCTTTTTTCAGATTTTAGAAATCATAAGAAAGAATCCGAATCTTAAGTTGATTTATGCATCTTCTTCTTCCGTGTACGGAAAAACAGCAGAAACTCCTTTTTGTGAAACAGCATCTACAGACCAGCCTAGTAGTTTTTACGGAGCTACAAAAAAATGCAATGAAATTATGGCAGAATCCTACCATAAACTCTATGGACTTCACTGTACAGCTTTGCGTTTTTTTACTGTTTATGGTCCGTGGGGGCGGCCTGATATGGCCTATTTTTCTTTTACAAAAGCTATTTTAGAAAATCAACCGATTCCTGTTTTTGGAGAAGGCAAGTTAATGCGAGATTTTACCTATGTTGATGATATTATTGATGGAATTATAGCTTCTCTACAAAAATCAAATGGATGTAATGATATCTTTAATCTTGGACATCATAAACCCTATAGCATATCAGAGCTTATCACTTGTCTTGAAACTCTCTTAGAGAAAAAAGCCCTTATTAAATTTCTACCTACTCCTCCAGGAGATGTACATATTACCTATGCAGATGTATCAAAAAGCAAAAGCGTTCTTAATTTTGATCCTAAAGTTGATCTGAAAGAAGGACTCTCTTACTTTATTAAGTGGTATCAAAAGCAGTATAGTTAA